The following nucleotide sequence is from Salvia splendens isolate huo1 chromosome 2, SspV2, whole genome shotgun sequence.
TCCATCAACACACTTATCCATATTCAAAGCCCATATTCTCTTCCTAGCCAAAGCAAGCTTTTTTCCAGCTGAATTATCAAAAACAGTCTCCCACCCTTCTTCCCACTCACCATGTGCATCACATAGCTCAAGTGTGTTATTAGCCCACTCAGTCCAGCTCCATGATCTATAAAGCCCGCTCATCATCGGCCCGACGCAAGTCCCGCTGCACACGGGCTTGCAGGGCCTGCATTTCGCACCGCTAAGTGGGCCTCGGCTTGACAAGGCCGCCACAGGCACTCCGTTGCGGCCAACAGGATAGGGGTACTGGCGATCCGATACCACACAAAACGGGAGGCGTTTAGTGGTGTATCGGACATTCTGGGTTGAGAGTTGGGCCTTGAAGGCAGTCTCCGAGTTGAGTTGGGTCAGACCAGCTGAGTCGAGCTGAGATATCAAGGAGAGTCGTGAAAGTGCTACAACCGAACTGTTGTAGTCACCTACGCCAAAACGGTCATTGAGGCCACCGTAGGATGAACCGGGGGGTACAACATACTTGCCTGGGATGAAGTTCTCCGGCCCTAACGGGTCAGACCAGTACCCATCTACCCGGGTTCGGATAATCCAATCGTAGGTGAAGTTGTTCTTTTCTTGATGAGCTTTGATCATAGGTAAACACCCTTCTACCAGATGGAAATATTGCAACAAGCCCTGCAAGAAGAATATAAGGGGTGGTGAGATCAAATGACCATTTTACCATGATTTACATCACACTATATCAttgtattttataattaaatatgaaacgtaTGGCATATATATTGATTATATTTCAATTAATAATCCACAATTTAGGACATTATTTTAACAATCCAAATATATGCCTTGTTTGGCAGATTATACTTGATGGGGAAAATATTTCTAGAATCATGCAGATTATAGAATATTAGCAACAATTAAGATAAAGGAGTTCACATCACACACCTAAAAACATGAACTTAACAAGCCAACAACCTATCTCACCTACTTTCATTATTCACATTTTCACTCTATAGATAAAGTAGGCAAATTATAGAGTTGTCCCAGCTGCAACCAAATTTGCATCTAATTGAGTTTTATACTTAATGTGGAAGAACAATCACTATCCAAAATTAATTAGAGCCCACTTATTCTAGACTATAGTCTATATTTGGTAGCAAGGGACTACTCCATTAATTGGTGATAACCAGTGATATTAAAGACTTATTCTAACCTAAAATAAGACCAAAACTCGTTGCAACGGCTTACTAGTAGAGTGGGGTGATTTCGGCTAAGCGCTCGGGCCTCAACAGTGAATGTATTATAACAACTCAAACCCAACACATGTCAGTTCCTAAGTTTCTCTAGCCACCCAAAAAATCAGGTTgtaattcaaatagaaataaataaacacaAGTATTGAAAGTCCAAAGATGGTTTTCAGTTTATCCCAAGACCAGTAATGTATTAgtcaagaaacaaatataaccATATGAGGCATAATTTCTTCACTAGCACAAAGCAAAAGATTTTGACTTGAAGTCAGACGACATCCAAATTCACAAGCTTTGCTACACGAAACATCTGCCTGCAACCTGATTAATAAAACAAACCTCATTCATCTTGATGTCGTGTTTCTAGTTCAAGACTATAGAAGCTGACTGTAGGTGAGTCATATAAAAACTGCTTAAAGGTCTGTACTTCAACTGTTCAACATGTGTCACATCCTCATGTTCTGCAATCCCATTTTCTTTCCAACAGAATTTGGGTGCCGGAAGCATGTTTTGTTAGTAGTTAGCTCACAACTTTCATACTTCAAACTCAATAGAGAAACTAAAGCTCATTATATGCCGAGAATATGCACAGCTTCAATATACACAACGACCTAAGACACCAGGTTAACACTCTGCAATTACATTCCAAAATCAAACACCGCAGCCGACTTCCCACCACAAACATCATCTATAATCAGGTGGAATACCAAGTAGACAACGATGAATGCCTTCAAAGAGTGTGTGGTTCCAATTATTTAGGGGAAGACCAGCAAACTAGTCAATTAAAAGACATGATTATTCAGATTTATACTAGTCAAGTTTCAAGAATGAAGTCAAACAAATTTCCATCAAGTAATTGATTCATTCACAATTTCAAATATTGCTGCAGAAATTGAACCAGCAAAGAATTTTCAAGAATGGCACCACAAACATGACCAAATTATCAAGGCCTACTACTTTTCTTAGAGCTAAAAACTGCAAATGGATGAAGACAAAAAAGAgccaaaatcaaacaaaatatagACACGAGGAAGTAAAATCATAGCCAACATCATAAGCTTTTCTGCCCTTACTCCCAAATTTCGGCGACAGATACAACAAATAAACCAATCAATTCAAACACCCGTTCTCCCCCAACCAATAACACAATTGAAAGCGCAACCAGAAACTGTGAATCGAGATCGATTATCGAAATTAAACATAAAATCACTTTTTAAGAAACAATTAATAACAGATTAGTCGTGCATCGCAAATTACGCTGTGCGTTAATCAAGCGAGTTAGCATTTTTATACCTGTATACCGTTGGGCGAGTTGCTAGGCGTGAGCACTCGGAGCTGCGATTCGGTCTCGGGAACCGGCTGGGGCTTGAATATCCTCACGCTGGCAATTCTAGGCGCGTCGCTGAGCAACTGCAGCTTGTAGGCGTTCGAATCGAGCGGGCAGTGGAGGAAGAGATCCGAATTCTCGTAAACGCGAAGGATCCTCTCGACGATGGAGGGGCCGGTGAGCTCGAAGCGCCGCGCCCCGCCCACCAAACAAACCGCAATTCTGGAGCCGTTGAGCTGCCGGGTCGGGTTAGGGCGGTGATTGGGGGGGTGGAGTATGGATTTGAAAGAGGCGGCTTTAGGGAGGGAGATGGggatggcggcggcggaggaggaggagatggaAATGTAGGTGAAAAAGGTGACGGATGAGATGAGGAGGAGCACGAGGCGCCAGTCGAGATCCAAGGCCCGCTTCGGGAGCTGCGTGAGGCTCTTTGCCGGACTTTTCATTTGAACGGAAAAGGAGTGCTTTATCTCTCAACTTTTGTCGCTTTGTTTGTTCTTCccatgagagagagaaagagagcttTGGATGGAGAAACTGCAACTCCGGCAAATAGAGTTAGAAACAAGTTTGAATTTTGGAAGGATTTGGATGTGAAGAGTGCGAGAGGAATTGGTTGGTTGGGAGATTTGAATTGATGATGTTTATTAAGCTTTCAGGTTTGGAATACGGGTTTTATAATGATGAAGAGAGAAACGTGATGGGTCCGGAAAAGCAGAGGGATTGCGTGATTTTATGTAAATCGAGGTTTATTCTTCaataaatttcaactactattaaattatttattaaattatttatttatatatgatcagcaaatttaattatttcaaatgtTTTCAACCTGTTGACTCAATTTTAATCAATTCGAAAAATAATCGATATACTATATTTTAGCATATCATAATTGATTGTTGCTCAGAAAATATATGTATTTCAGGAAATTAAGATTTATAGCTACttgctttatttctttttttggcaaaatacattgatattttattatagAATGGCAAACATTTATAATTGTTTACCTAATTGGGGCAAAATAGTGTGAATAAACTCTGTCAAGTCGAACTGCATGGAATAAAGAATTATTATatgcataatatatttcattttGATGAGAAAATAATAGAGTAATTATTCTGGGAATTAATGGAGAAGAATTTATGTCTTGTGAGTTGTTAAATGAGAAGCACGTGGATctgatattaatttaatttgataattGGCAGATTTGTCTTTGTTATATGTATAATTATTCACTAGGCATTGCAGGCTGTTACAGAACTTTGtttaattgcattttttaattttccgaCTTTCCTTATCATTGTAAAAGAAATCCTTCACTTCAGCCTGAATCAACTCAGCCTGGCATGACCCAGCTCTCTCTCACCTTTTCGAAATGAAATAGTTTCTCAAATTCAACATCACTATTATTAATAACTAGTATCACGCCCGTGCCTtgcacgggtcattttaatttcttcatatttatttcgttatgcgaaataaaatttgtgaaatgataaacaaaagaatattcgacatcaTCTTCCTTTGGATTATACTGTTTCAATTACATTAACCTCACATGGccacaagagtgcgtttaaatgctaacttttcttaaaaatatcaacacgatcacattaaaatttcaacacatatttatgttgacattttaataaactgtcttgacatttaaatatcagacttaaaattaaaaagcattttaattctgtgaaaatatgaattaaccgttgagttataactgaatgagcaagtttacgttgcaataatttacgattgcactggtgagacacttcctagtcgagcttcatttcattgcaatatagtgaccctatacactaaaaactcaaaccttgaaacctaaatcataaacccttaactttaaaatatactcatcatgaccaacaaatgagtca
It contains:
- the LOC121785464 gene encoding uncharacterized protein LOC121785464, with the protein product MKSPAKSLTQLPKRALDLDWRLVLLLISSVTFFTYISISSSSAAAIPISLPKAASFKSILHPPNHRPNPTRQLNGSRIAVCLVGGARRFELTGPSIVERILRVYENSDLFLHCPLDSNAYKLQLLSDAPRIASVRIFKPQPVPETESQLRVLTPSNSPNGIQGLLQYFHLVEGCLPMIKAHQEKNNFTYDWIIRTRVDGYWSDPLGPENFIPGKYVVPPGSSYGGLNDRFGVGDYNSSVVALSRLSLISQLDSAGLTQLNSETAFKAQLSTQNVRYTTKRLPFCVVSDRQYPYPVGRNGVPVAALSSRGPLSGAKCRPCKPVCSGTCVGPMMSGLYRSWSWTEWANNTLELCDAHGEWEEGWETVFDNSAGKKLALARKRIWALNMDKCVDGFEKFKKRAAHWVGPSDAEICGLGLKKPA